From Streptomyces sp. NBC_00775, one genomic window encodes:
- a CDS encoding CPBP family intramembrane glutamic endopeptidase, protein MQVEAGSVADSFPKEVLTRRILRDETLLVLALSLGASGVSALISFVGSVTKPGGLKDQAATLNASAAPGRPWLDLAWQLFGIASALVPVALVAHLLLREGVGLRVIGFDRTRPWPDLGRGAAIASVIGSTGIAFYLAARGLGFNLTVVPEALPDVWWKYPVLILSAVQNAVLEEVIVVGYLLRRLGQLGWTPGTALMASAVLRGSYHLYQGIGGFVGNMAMGVVFAYLYRRWGRVGPLVVAHSLLDIGAFVGYALLAGKVGWLPTA, encoded by the coding sequence GTGCAGGTGGAGGCGGGGTCGGTGGCCGATTCTTTTCCGAAGGAGGTGCTGACACGACGGATTCTCCGGGACGAGACGCTGCTCGTCCTGGCGCTCTCGCTCGGTGCGAGCGGAGTGTCCGCGCTGATCAGCTTTGTCGGATCGGTCACCAAACCGGGAGGTCTCAAGGACCAGGCGGCCACCCTCAACGCCTCGGCCGCGCCAGGGCGCCCCTGGCTTGATCTGGCCTGGCAGTTGTTCGGCATCGCGTCGGCTCTGGTGCCGGTCGCGCTGGTCGCGCACCTCCTGCTGCGGGAGGGCGTGGGGCTGCGCGTCATCGGTTTCGACCGCACGCGGCCGTGGCCGGACCTCGGGCGCGGGGCGGCGATCGCGTCGGTGATCGGCAGCACGGGCATCGCCTTCTATCTGGCGGCCCGCGGGCTCGGCTTCAACCTCACCGTGGTGCCGGAGGCGCTGCCCGATGTGTGGTGGAAGTACCCGGTGCTGATCCTCTCGGCCGTGCAGAACGCCGTGCTGGAGGAGGTCATCGTCGTCGGGTATCTGCTGCGCCGGCTCGGCCAGCTGGGCTGGACGCCGGGTACCGCGCTGATGGCGAGCGCGGTGCTGCGCGGCTCGTACCACCTCTACCAGGGCATCGGCGGCTTCGTCGGCAACATGGCGATGGGTGTGGTCTTCGCCTATCTGTACCGGCGTTGGGGCCGGGTCGGGCCGCTCGTGGTGGCGCACTCGCTGCTCGACATCGGAGCGTTCGTGGGATACGCGCTGCTGGCGGGGAAGGTGGGGTGGCTGCCCACGGCGTGA
- a CDS encoding PhzF family phenazine biosynthesis protein, translating to MRIRIVDAFTDRPFAGNPAGVLLLDSFPDDAWLQNVALEVNHAETAFARRLPEGGEADWALRWFTPATEVAMCGHATLATAHVLHTTGAHEGPVRFATLSGVLIATPHADGSITLDFPTAPLTPVEVPDGVAEALGTEPLTAFDTGPNLGDLVIEVADEKTVLGLAPDHKALARYSTRGIIATARAEDPSRGYDFVSRCFFPNVGIDEDPVTGSAHTALAPYWSERLGRPGLTGLQASPRSGLVRTELRGERTLLTGRAVTVIEGELLA from the coding sequence ATGCGGATTCGTATCGTCGACGCCTTCACCGACCGTCCCTTCGCCGGTAACCCGGCCGGGGTCCTCCTCCTCGACAGCTTCCCGGACGACGCCTGGCTCCAGAACGTGGCCCTGGAGGTCAACCACGCCGAGACGGCGTTCGCCCGGCGGCTTCCCGAGGGCGGCGAGGCCGACTGGGCGCTGCGCTGGTTCACCCCCGCCACCGAGGTCGCGATGTGCGGGCACGCGACGCTGGCGACCGCGCACGTGCTGCACACCACGGGCGCCCACGAGGGACCCGTACGGTTCGCCACGCTCAGCGGCGTGCTCATCGCCACGCCCCACGCGGACGGTTCGATCACGCTGGACTTCCCGACCGCGCCCCTCACCCCGGTCGAGGTCCCGGACGGCGTCGCCGAGGCGCTGGGCACGGAGCCGCTCACGGCCTTCGACACCGGGCCGAACCTCGGCGACCTGGTGATCGAAGTCGCCGACGAGAAGACGGTCCTGGGCCTCGCCCCGGACCACAAGGCGCTCGCCCGGTACTCCACGCGCGGCATCATCGCGACCGCCCGGGCCGAAGACCCTTCCCGGGGCTACGACTTCGTCTCCCGCTGTTTCTTCCCGAACGTCGGCATCGACGAGGACCCGGTCACCGGCAGCGCCCACACGGCCCTCGCGCCCTACTGGTCCGAGCGCCTCGGCCGCCCCGGTCTCACCGGCCTCCAGGCCTCCCCGCGCTCCGGCCTCGTCCGCACCGAACTGCGCGGCGAGCGCACTCTCCTCACGGGCCGCGCGGTCACGGTCATCGAGGGCGAGCTGCTCGCTTAG
- the cspE gene encoding transcription antiterminator/RNA stability regulator CspE, producing the protein MSKLKGQVKWFNESKGFGFITPADGSKDVFVHFSAIQGNGFKTLAEGQNVEFEIQDGQKGPSAVNVTAV; encoded by the coding sequence GTGTCGAAGCTCAAGGGGCAAGTCAAGTGGTTCAACGAGAGCAAGGGGTTCGGCTTCATCACCCCCGCAGACGGCAGCAAGGACGTGTTCGTCCACTTCTCGGCGATCCAGGGCAACGGCTTCAAGACCCTCGCCGAGGGCCAGAATGTCGAGTTTGAGATCCAAGACGGTCAGAAGGGTCCCTCCGCCGTCAACGTCACCGCTGTCTGA
- a CDS encoding SpoIIE family protein phosphatase has product MTGPCEQPDAADPLGAALAAAVRRTGAMLGGVYLVDPDESVVGLVALCGVSVDAFAPWWRSAFARPGPMQDSIRSERLVWVSSLEELARFYPRAAANLPYQLAFAVAPFRHVRHCRGALLLAWPPGRTPILSRGERGRIAFSARRIARVLNAAVRPQVIPERPHFVPPRPEEPTPQSASAAAGLIERLPLGTLALDLAGHITYVNTAAAGLLGKPAEQLLGSQPSQSLPWLDNITYMDAYRTALSSRENVALTVLRPPDQWLDLRLHADDSGTSILVTPHRSSRALGTQPSTEAAASPESRIHLLMVLAAALTETVGVQDVVDLVADQVLPAFGAQGMIMSAADPDRIRIIGYRGYAPDVIEQLDGLPADADLTPAGRAMATGVSLFFADREELAHLYPRAPQLTDKQAWAFLPLLSSGRPIGGLLLAYNAPHRFTAAERSILTPLAGLIAQALDRARLYDAKHGLAHALQQTLLPHALPTVTGLDVAARYLPASHGVNLGGDFYDLIRLTDTTAAAVIGDVQGHDMSAAALMGLVRMAVHSHATAGATPEQVLTRTDRDLADLNASRFVSCLYAHLDLAHHQVTLASAGHPPPLLRHPDNRAHAVDIRPGPPLGVGLGTHSYPLTTLPLGPGTLLALYTDGLVEIPGIDIAQTIADLADRLGQWSRLPLHQLVDNLVHHTRQASRHTDDIALLLLQPNRSAEL; this is encoded by the coding sequence ATGACCGGGCCCTGTGAGCAGCCAGATGCAGCTGATCCGCTCGGTGCGGCCTTGGCGGCGGCTGTGCGCCGTACAGGTGCCATGCTCGGGGGCGTCTATCTGGTGGACCCGGATGAATCAGTGGTGGGTCTGGTCGCGCTGTGCGGTGTGTCGGTCGACGCCTTCGCACCGTGGTGGCGGAGCGCCTTCGCCCGGCCCGGTCCGATGCAGGATTCGATACGCAGCGAGCGGCTTGTCTGGGTGAGTTCCCTGGAAGAGCTGGCGCGCTTCTACCCGCGCGCCGCGGCGAACCTCCCTTATCAACTCGCGTTCGCGGTCGCCCCGTTCAGACATGTCCGACACTGCCGGGGTGCACTGCTGCTCGCGTGGCCTCCCGGTCGTACGCCGATTCTCAGCCGCGGTGAGCGTGGCCGCATCGCCTTCAGCGCCCGGCGCATCGCGCGTGTGCTGAACGCGGCTGTCCGCCCGCAGGTGATTCCGGAGCGGCCCCATTTCGTCCCTCCCCGTCCCGAAGAGCCGACGCCGCAATCCGCGTCGGCGGCGGCCGGCCTGATCGAACGCCTTCCCCTCGGCACCCTCGCCCTCGACCTCGCGGGGCACATCACCTACGTGAACACCGCCGCCGCCGGACTGCTCGGCAAGCCCGCGGAGCAGCTGCTGGGCAGCCAGCCGTCGCAGTCACTGCCCTGGCTCGACAACATCACGTACATGGACGCGTACCGCACTGCTCTGAGCAGCCGCGAGAACGTCGCCCTGACCGTCCTCCGGCCGCCGGACCAGTGGCTGGATCTCCGCCTCCACGCGGACGACAGCGGCACGAGCATCCTCGTCACGCCCCACCGCTCGTCGAGGGCTCTCGGCACGCAGCCTTCCACCGAAGCCGCGGCCTCGCCGGAGAGCCGCATCCATCTTCTGATGGTTCTGGCAGCCGCACTGACCGAAACCGTCGGCGTCCAGGACGTCGTCGACCTGGTCGCCGACCAGGTCCTGCCTGCCTTCGGCGCCCAGGGCATGATCATGTCCGCTGCCGATCCCGACCGTATTCGGATCATCGGGTACCGCGGGTACGCTCCCGACGTCATCGAGCAGTTGGACGGCCTGCCCGCGGACGCCGATCTGACCCCCGCCGGCCGCGCGATGGCCACCGGCGTGTCCTTGTTCTTCGCCGACCGGGAAGAGCTTGCCCACCTTTACCCCAGGGCGCCGCAACTCACCGACAAACAGGCATGGGCCTTCCTGCCGCTGCTCAGTTCCGGACGCCCGATCGGCGGTCTGCTGCTCGCCTACAACGCCCCCCACCGATTCACCGCCGCCGAGCGTTCCATCCTCACGCCGCTCGCCGGTCTCATCGCCCAGGCCCTGGACCGCGCACGCCTCTACGACGCCAAACACGGCCTCGCCCACGCCCTCCAGCAGACCCTCCTGCCCCACGCCCTGCCCACGGTGACCGGACTCGATGTGGCCGCCCGCTACCTCCCCGCCAGCCACGGCGTGAACCTCGGCGGCGACTTCTACGACCTCATCCGCCTCACCGACACCACCGCCGCGGCCGTCATCGGGGACGTGCAGGGCCATGACATGTCGGCAGCCGCACTCATGGGCTTGGTACGCATGGCTGTCCACTCCCACGCCACGGCTGGGGCCACGCCCGAGCAGGTCCTCACACGCACCGACCGCGACCTCGCCGACCTGAACGCCAGCCGCTTCGTCTCCTGCCTCTACGCCCACCTCGACCTCGCCCACCACCAGGTGACCCTCGCCAGCGCCGGACACCCGCCCCCGCTCCTTCGACACCCCGACAACCGGGCCCATGCCGTCGACATCCGTCCCGGCCCACCCCTCGGCGTCGGTCTCGGCACCCACTCCTACCCGCTCACCACGCTGCCGCTGGGCCCGGGGACGCTCCTCGCCCTCTACACCGACGGCCTGGTGGAGATCCCCGGCATCGACATCGCCCAGACCATCGCCGACCTCGCAGACCGCCTCGGTCAGTGGAGCCGGCTTCCCCTGCACCAACTCGTGGACAACCTCGTCCACCACACTCGCCAAGCCAGTCGACACACCGACGACATCGCCCTGCTCCTGCTTCAGCCCAACCGCAGTGCCGAGCTGTGA
- a CDS encoding PadR family transcriptional regulator, giving the protein MRSRGQDFGYEHGHGHHGGPGPRGRGGFEGRRGAFGPFGPGGPGGPGFGGPGFGPGPWGGRGGRGGPRGRARRGDVRASILALLKDRPMHGYEMIQEIAERSGGAWKPSPGSVYPTLQLLEDEGLITSEAEGGKKLFSLTESGRSAADEGPDAPWEEAGRGVDWETLHEIRQAGFGLMEAFGQVWKTGSKDQRDKAVAVINEARKKLYLILADED; this is encoded by the coding sequence ATGCGTTCCCGTGGACAAGACTTCGGATACGAACACGGACATGGACACCACGGCGGACCCGGTCCTCGTGGTCGGGGCGGCTTCGAGGGGCGGCGTGGGGCTTTCGGGCCCTTCGGGCCGGGTGGACCCGGTGGCCCCGGCTTCGGTGGACCCGGCTTCGGCCCGGGCCCCTGGGGCGGGCGTGGCGGTCGGGGCGGGCCCCGGGGGAGGGCGCGGCGCGGCGACGTGCGCGCGTCGATCCTGGCCCTGCTCAAGGACCGGCCCATGCATGGTTACGAGATGATCCAGGAGATCGCCGAGCGCAGCGGCGGGGCGTGGAAGCCCAGCCCGGGTTCGGTGTACCCGACCCTTCAGCTGCTGGAGGACGAGGGCCTGATCACCAGCGAGGCCGAGGGCGGCAAGAAGCTGTTCTCGCTCACCGAGTCCGGCCGCAGCGCGGCCGACGAGGGTCCCGACGCGCCTTGGGAAGAGGCCGGGCGCGGGGTCGACTGGGAGACGCTGCACGAGATCCGGCAGGCCGGCTTCGGCCTCATGGAGGCCTTCGGTCAGGTCTGGAAGACCGGCAGCAAGGACCAGCGCGACAAGGCGGTGGCGGTCATCAATGAAGCCCGCAAGAAGCTGTACCTGATCCTCGCCGACGAGGACTGA
- a CDS encoding type II toxin-antitoxin system Rv0910 family toxin: MAEVSAEARIEAPAEKVWAQLTDFSSHGEWNSTHTSFPKGGPASLEVGGTFEENMKLMGFPAEVNWTIEELETARTLAIRGKGPMAVNVATRYTLTPDGDATTVRIDGEFTGAAVSLMAGKLKDSATAALNESLRKLAGLVA, from the coding sequence ATGGCCGAAGTCAGCGCGGAGGCACGTATCGAGGCACCCGCCGAGAAGGTCTGGGCGCAGCTCACGGACTTCTCTTCGCACGGCGAGTGGAACTCGACCCACACCAGTTTCCCGAAGGGCGGCCCCGCGTCACTCGAGGTCGGCGGCACCTTCGAGGAGAACATGAAGCTCATGGGCTTCCCGGCCGAGGTCAACTGGACCATCGAGGAATTGGAGACGGCCCGCACCCTGGCCATCCGCGGCAAGGGCCCGATGGCCGTGAACGTCGCCACCCGCTACACCCTGACCCCCGACGGCGACGCCACGACGGTGCGGATCGACGGGGAGTTCACCGGCGCGGCCGTCTCCTTGATGGCCGGCAAGCTCAAGGACTCGGCGACGGCCGCCCTCAACGAGTCGCTGCGCAAGCTGGCCGGACTGGTGGCCTGA
- a CDS encoding Clp protease N-terminal domain-containing protein, whose amino-acid sequence MPSRIPQQSAAESGSNRTDIDVGLSVELTSVVSGARRRALRDGDRQIDTAHLLHSLLESDPEVRAVFDGGPQVARLLGYLVQRSIGYGLRWQSTVEDSGAVPVVAEAGWSPVAAGAMEDAYERAVLRGDVQARGLDLLAALVADPQSRAVEVLGRAGADAHAVLRRIEAGLEECVGGGDADC is encoded by the coding sequence GTGCCATCCCGTATTCCCCAGCAGTCCGCCGCCGAGAGCGGCTCGAACCGTACGGACATCGATGTCGGGCTCAGTGTCGAGCTGACGTCGGTGGTCTCCGGTGCGCGCAGGAGGGCGCTGCGGGACGGGGACCGGCAGATCGACACCGCCCATCTGCTGCACTCGCTGCTGGAGTCCGACCCGGAGGTGCGCGCGGTCTTCGACGGCGGGCCACAGGTCGCCCGGCTGCTCGGCTATCTCGTGCAGCGCAGCATCGGCTACGGACTGCGCTGGCAGAGCACCGTCGAGGACTCCGGCGCCGTGCCGGTGGTGGCCGAGGCGGGTTGGTCCCCGGTGGCGGCCGGCGCCATGGAGGACGCGTACGAGCGCGCCGTACTGCGGGGCGACGTACAAGCCCGCGGTCTCGATCTCCTCGCGGCGCTCGTCGCCGATCCCCAGTCACGGGCCGTCGAGGTTCTCGGGCGTGCGGGAGCCGACGCGCACGCGGTGCTGCGGCGGATCGAGGCGGGCCTGGAGGAGTGCGTCGGCGGGGGCGACGCCGACTGCTGA
- a CDS encoding EamA family transporter has protein sequence MPVHTSQGSQGNRGRGVGLGLALASAVAFGGSGVAAKPLIEAGLDPLHVVWLRVTGAALVMLPLAVRHRALLRRRPALLAGFGLLGVAGVQAFYFAAISRVPVGVALLVEYLAPALVLGWVRFVQRRPVTRAAALGVVLAVGGLACVVEVWSGLSFDLVGLLLALGAACCQVGYFVLSDQGSDAGDEAPDPLGVIAYGLIVGTLVLTVVARPWTMDWSVLGGSADMNGTSVPAALLLGWIVLIATVVAYVTGVVSVRRLSPQVAGVVACLEAVIATVLAWVLLGEHLSAPQIIGGSVVLLGAFIAQSSAPAKPSDGPVASGGSDAERELSAQGTAA, from the coding sequence GTGCCGGTGCATACGTCTCAAGGCAGTCAGGGCAACCGCGGAAGGGGCGTCGGCCTGGGCCTCGCGCTCGCGTCGGCGGTCGCCTTCGGTGGATCGGGTGTCGCGGCCAAGCCGCTGATCGAAGCGGGGCTCGACCCGCTCCACGTGGTGTGGCTGCGCGTCACGGGCGCCGCGCTGGTGATGCTGCCGCTGGCCGTACGCCACCGGGCGCTGCTGCGGCGGCGCCCCGCGCTGCTCGCCGGCTTCGGACTGCTCGGCGTGGCCGGTGTCCAGGCCTTCTACTTCGCCGCGATCTCCCGTGTCCCCGTCGGCGTCGCCCTGCTCGTCGAGTACCTCGCGCCCGCGCTCGTGCTGGGCTGGGTGCGCTTCGTGCAGCGCCGGCCCGTGACACGCGCCGCGGCCCTCGGGGTCGTCCTCGCGGTCGGCGGACTCGCCTGCGTGGTCGAGGTGTGGTCCGGGCTGAGCTTCGACCTCGTCGGACTGCTGCTCGCACTGGGCGCCGCCTGCTGCCAGGTCGGCTACTTCGTCCTGTCCGACCAGGGCAGCGACGCCGGCGACGAGGCACCGGACCCGCTCGGCGTGATCGCGTACGGGCTGATCGTCGGCACGCTCGTGCTGACCGTCGTCGCGCGCCCCTGGACCATGGACTGGTCCGTGCTCGGGGGCAGCGCGGACATGAACGGGACGTCCGTGCCCGCCGCGCTGCTCCTCGGCTGGATCGTGCTGATCGCGACCGTCGTCGCCTACGTCACCGGAGTGGTCTCCGTGCGCCGGCTCTCCCCGCAGGTCGCGGGCGTCGTGGCCTGTCTCGAAGCGGTGATCGCGACCGTCCTCGCCTGGGTGCTGCTCGGCGAGCACCTCTCGGCACCGCAGATCATCGGCGGCTCGGTGGTGCTGCTCGGCGCGTTCATCGCGCAGTCGTCGGCGCCCGCGAAGCCCTCGGACGGGCCGGTCGCCAGCGGCGGGAGCGACGCCGAAAGAGAGTTGTCGGCCCAGGGAACCGCCGCCTAG
- a CDS encoding DMT family transporter — protein MSNAASGLPIGRGLLYLIVAGAAWGTAGAAASLVYRASDMGPIALSFWRCAGGLVLLLALRLRRRRPVAPAVREPLGRKALRIGVTGLGLAVFQTAYFAAVEATGLAVATVVTLGAGPVLIALGARLTLGEQLGRGGTAAVAGALAGLGVLVLGSGGATVRPGGVVLAVVSAAGYSTMTLLTRWWGRDGRADGSGATAWMFAVTTVCLLPLGLAEGLVPHAAQPVHVLVLLAYIAAIPTALAYALFFAGAAVVRAATVSVIMLLEPVSAAALAVGLLGERLTAATLGGTLLMLGSVAGLAVAETRGAGVGGHTEPEEEAVLV, from the coding sequence GTGTCGAATGCTGCTTCAGGCCTGCCCATCGGGCGAGGCCTCCTCTATCTGATCGTCGCCGGTGCCGCCTGGGGCACCGCGGGTGCGGCCGCGTCGCTGGTCTACCGGGCCAGCGACATGGGGCCGATCGCCCTCTCCTTCTGGCGCTGCGCCGGCGGACTCGTGCTGCTGCTCGCCCTACGGCTGCGGCGGCGCCGGCCGGTCGCGCCCGCCGTCCGTGAGCCGCTCGGCCGCAAGGCCCTGCGGATCGGCGTCACGGGCCTCGGGCTGGCCGTCTTCCAGACCGCCTACTTCGCCGCCGTCGAGGCGACCGGCCTCGCCGTGGCGACCGTCGTCACGCTGGGCGCCGGGCCCGTGCTCATCGCGCTCGGCGCGCGGCTGACCCTGGGGGAGCAACTCGGGCGCGGCGGGACCGCCGCCGTCGCCGGGGCACTCGCCGGGCTCGGGGTGCTGGTGCTGGGCAGCGGGGGTGCGACGGTGCGCCCCGGGGGCGTCGTGCTCGCGGTCGTGTCCGCGGCCGGGTACTCGACGATGACGCTGCTCACCCGGTGGTGGGGCCGCGACGGTCGAGCCGACGGGTCAGGTGCGACGGCGTGGATGTTCGCCGTCACCACCGTCTGCCTGCTGCCGCTCGGCCTGGCCGAGGGGCTGGTCCCGCACGCGGCCCAACCGGTGCATGTCCTGGTCCTGCTGGCGTACATCGCCGCCATTCCCACCGCGCTGGCCTACGCCCTGTTCTTCGCGGGTGCCGCCGTCGTCCGTGCCGCGACCGTCTCCGTGATCATGCTCCTGGAGCCGGTGAGCGCGGCTGCACTGGCCGTCGGGCTGCTGGGCGAACGACTCACCGCGGCGACCCTCGGCGGCACCTTGCTGATGCTGGGCTCGGTCGCGGGGCTCGCGGTGGCGGAGACGCGGGGCGCGGGGGTCGGTGGGCACACGGAGCCCGAGGAGGAAGCGGTGCTCGTCTGA
- a CDS encoding FMN-binding negative transcriptional regulator — translation MLIHPWDAPRDEAEWQRWLTTHDFGQLAVNGLPGEPPHVQPLHFAYDAERGEALTHLARPNPLWPALEANPVVLLSVVDDYAFIPGPWQAPPDAPPEHGTPTSFYTAVQLRCTAHVVDDPEEKADLLNRQVGHFQPDGGSATAAVGEAPYGRLLAGIRGLRLEVTDVRAKFKYASHKPEEVQERIAAGLAARGGPGDAAAREHQIRRRG, via the coding sequence ATGCTGATCCACCCCTGGGACGCGCCCCGCGACGAGGCCGAGTGGCAGCGGTGGCTCACCACCCACGACTTCGGGCAACTCGCGGTGAACGGCCTGCCCGGCGAGCCGCCGCACGTGCAGCCCCTGCACTTCGCGTACGACGCCGAACGGGGAGAGGCTCTGACCCACTTGGCGCGCCCGAACCCGCTGTGGCCCGCGCTCGAAGCGAACCCGGTCGTGCTGCTGAGCGTGGTGGACGACTACGCCTTCATCCCCGGCCCCTGGCAGGCCCCGCCGGACGCGCCGCCCGAGCACGGCACGCCGACGAGCTTCTACACGGCCGTCCAACTCCGCTGCACCGCCCACGTCGTGGACGACCCGGAGGAGAAGGCGGATCTGCTGAACCGCCAGGTCGGCCACTTCCAGCCGGACGGCGGCTCCGCGACCGCCGCCGTCGGCGAGGCTCCGTACGGCCGTCTCCTCGCCGGCATCCGCGGCCTCCGCCTCGAAGTGACCGACGTACGGGCGAAGTTCAAGTACGCGAGCCACAAACCTGAGGAGGTTCAGGAGCGGATCGCGGCCGGGCTGGCCGCGCGGGGCGGACCGGGGGACGCGGCGGCTCGGGAGCATCAGATCCGCAGGCGGGGCTGA
- a CDS encoding pyridoxamine 5'-phosphate oxidase family protein, with translation MAETTQETSTRPGTTRPAAYTPTDRTVPTRSKDRAAYDHELVHAILDEGYVCHLGFVRDGAPVVLPTLYGRVGRRLYVHGSTGSRPLRMTGQADPGLPVCLTVTHVDGLVLARSAFHHSINYRSVVVHGIAHQVTDPDEKRTALDALVDHVVPGRSYDSRPANAKELAATAVISLDLDEVSAKLRTGGPNDEPEDLSLPHWTGVLPLAKGYNAPIPADDLAPGIELPDYLTTL, from the coding sequence ATGGCGGAGACGACGCAGGAGACGAGCACCCGGCCCGGGACGACGCGGCCCGCTGCCTACACCCCGACCGACCGCACCGTCCCCACCCGTTCCAAGGATCGCGCAGCGTACGACCACGAGCTGGTGCACGCGATACTCGACGAGGGATACGTCTGCCACCTCGGCTTCGTCCGCGACGGCGCCCCGGTCGTACTCCCCACCCTCTACGGGCGGGTCGGCCGGCGCCTCTACGTGCACGGCTCGACGGGCTCGCGCCCGCTGCGGATGACGGGCCAGGCCGATCCCGGGCTGCCGGTCTGCCTGACCGTGACCCATGTCGACGGCCTGGTACTGGCCCGCTCGGCCTTCCACCACTCGATCAACTACCGCTCCGTGGTGGTCCACGGCATCGCCCACCAGGTGACGGACCCGGACGAGAAGCGCACGGCCCTCGACGCACTGGTCGACCACGTCGTCCCCGGCCGCTCCTACGACTCGCGCCCCGCCAACGCCAAGGAACTCGCGGCCACCGCCGTGATCAGCCTCGACCTGGACGAGGTCTCCGCGAAGCTGCGCACCGGCGGCCCGAACGACGAGCCCGAGGACCTCTCGCTCCCCCACTGGACCGGAGTCCTCCCGCTGGCCAAGGGGTACAACGCCCCGATCCCGGCCGACGACCTGGCCCCCGGTATCGAACTCCCCGACTACCTGACGACCCTCTGA
- a CDS encoding aminotransferase class I/II-fold pyridoxal phosphate-dependent enzyme: protein MLGEYRIEGRRAAEIAASVERAVGSGDLEPGQLLPPMRELAERLGVNPNTVAAAYRTLRERGVIETAGRRGSRVRSKPATTGREYIRVEVPDGVRDVADGNPDRGLLPGLAEPFAAAAERSDREAVMYGAAAVEPELARLARADLDADGVPGGPVVVTSGSLDAIERVLAVHLKPGDAVAVEDPGWGSLLDLAPALGLRTVGVGVDDEGPLPRDVRRALEAGARALIVTDRAQNPTGAAVSATRARALRSVLAEYPETLLIEDDHGHRIVDLPLHPLAGVTRSWAFVRSVAKAYGPDLRLAVLTGDPVTVDRVHGRQRLGPGWVSHLLQRAVVHLWAGGAVDAKAVAAAYGRRRDALIDALKERGIEAYGRSGMNVWIPVPDETGAVARLLHSGWAVAPGARFRMSAPPGIRITVSTLTPDDIEPLADAVTSAVGPAPARRYM, encoded by the coding sequence GTGCTAGGAGAGTATCGGATCGAAGGGCGTCGCGCAGCCGAGATTGCCGCGAGCGTCGAGCGCGCAGTGGGGTCGGGAGACCTGGAGCCGGGGCAACTGCTGCCGCCTATGCGGGAGTTGGCCGAGCGGCTCGGGGTGAATCCCAATACCGTCGCGGCCGCCTATCGCACCTTGCGCGAGCGGGGGGTCATCGAGACCGCGGGCCGCCGCGGCAGCCGGGTGCGCTCGAAGCCCGCCACCACGGGGCGCGAGTACATCCGGGTCGAGGTGCCGGACGGGGTGCGGGACGTCGCCGACGGCAACCCCGACCGCGGACTGCTGCCCGGTCTCGCCGAGCCGTTCGCGGCGGCCGCCGAGCGGTCGGACCGCGAGGCCGTGATGTACGGGGCGGCGGCGGTCGAACCGGAGCTCGCGCGGCTCGCGCGCGCCGACCTGGACGCGGACGGGGTGCCCGGCGGGCCCGTCGTCGTCACCTCCGGATCGCTCGACGCCATCGAGCGTGTCCTCGCGGTCCATCTCAAGCCCGGGGACGCCGTCGCCGTCGAGGACCCCGGCTGGGGCAGTCTGCTCGACCTCGCCCCCGCGCTCGGGCTGCGCACGGTCGGTGTCGGTGTGGATGACGAGGGCCCGCTTCCTCGCGACGTACGCCGTGCGCTGGAGGCCGGAGCACGGGCCCTGATCGTCACGGACCGGGCGCAGAACCCGACCGGCGCCGCGGTGAGCGCCACGCGCGCGCGTGCCCTGCGTTCCGTGCTCGCGGAGTACCCGGAGACCCTGCTCATCGAGGACGACCACGGGCATCGGATCGTCGACCTGCCGCTGCACCCGCTGGCCGGGGTGACGCGCAGCTGGGCCTTCGTACGCTCCGTCGCCAAGGCGTACGGCCCCGACCTGCGGCTCGCCGTCCTCACGGGGGACCCCGTCACCGTCGACCGTGTGCACGGGCGGCAGCGGCTGGGGCCCGGCTGGGTGAGCCATCTGCTTCAGCGGGCCGTCGTCCACCTGTGGGCCGGCGGCGCGGTGGACGCCAAGGCCGTGGCGGCGGCGTACGGACGGCGCCGCGACGCGCTGATCGACGCCCTCAAGGAGCGGGGCATCGAGGCGTACGGGCGCAGCGGGATGAACGTGTGGATCCCCGTCCCGGACGAGACAGGCGCGGTCGCGCGGTTGCTGCACTCCGGCTGGGCGGTCGCGCCCGGGGCGCGCTTCCGGATGAGCGCGCCGCCCGGGATCCGGATCACCGTCTCGACCCTGACCCCGGACGACATCGAGCCGCTGGCGGACGCCGTCACGTCGGCCGTGGGCCCGGCGCCCGCGCGCCGTTACATGTGA